Proteins found in one Nitrososphaerota archaeon genomic segment:
- a CDS encoding radical SAM protein, giving the protein MMLNYDYPLYRPPSEADSLIFQVTLGCSFNECSFCDMYRSKQYSERPWDDIKTEIDLMAKALPDTRRIFLADGDALNLSVEYMQKIVKYLKEKFQNLERIACYAMPMNVLKKTPEELKLLRESGLDMFYLGIESGSDLILKKVTKGATPTTIIRACKKAKDAGYILSCMIILGLGGKTHSKEHIRGTAQVINASAPHYVGALTLYLENGIKDEFLSKFGEPFIPVSDSEAREELEDLVSQIDVKDEVIFRANHGSNAYTIKGTFPQDKQMMLDKISWMRQHPEVIRPVGLRGF; this is encoded by the coding sequence ATGATGCTAAACTATGATTATCCTCTGTACAGGCCGCCATCTGAGGCAGACTCGCTTATTTTTCAAGTCACATTAGGATGCTCATTTAATGAGTGCTCTTTTTGCGACATGTACCGCTCAAAGCAATACTCAGAGCGACCCTGGGATGACATAAAGACAGAAATCGATCTAATGGCAAAGGCACTGCCTGACACTAGACGAATTTTTCTAGCAGATGGTGATGCACTGAATCTGTCAGTAGAGTACATGCAAAAGATTGTCAAATATCTAAAAGAGAAATTCCAAAACTTGGAAAGAATCGCATGCTATGCAATGCCAATGAATGTTCTCAAGAAAACCCCGGAGGAGCTAAAACTATTGCGGGAATCAGGACTAGACATGTTTTATCTTGGAATAGAAAGTGGCTCTGATCTTATACTAAAAAAAGTTACCAAAGGCGCCACACCCACTACAATAATTCGGGCCTGCAAGAAGGCAAAGGATGCTGGCTATATTTTATCATGCATGATAATTTTGGGCCTTGGCGGAAAGACCCACTCAAAAGAGCACATTCGTGGAACTGCCCAAGTAATCAATGCGTCTGCCCCCCACTATGTTGGTGCATTAACACTATATCTGGAAAACGGGATCAAGGACGAATTTCTGAGTAAATTTGGCGAGCCGTTCATACCAGTATCGGATTCAGAGGCAAGAGAGGAACTGGAAGACTTGGTCTCGCAAATTGATGTCAAAGATGAGGTGATATTTCGCGCAAACCATGGCTCCAATGCATATACCATAAAGGGTACATTTCCACAAGACAAGCAAATGATGCTGGACAAGATATCATGGATGAGGCAGCACCCAGAGGTAATCAGGCCAGTCGGCCTTCGCGGTTTCTAA
- a CDS encoding acyl-CoA thioesterase, with translation MFPHDANPAGNVFGGEILKQIDVVAGIVAHRHSRKNAVTASIDRVDFLKPVYVGNALILNARLNAVKNSSMEIEVRVEAEDLINGTKTLTGTALVTSVALDEDGRPTHVPKLVLKTKEEKQRFAQGIKRMNQRIKEKKRNKAKN, from the coding sequence ATGTTTCCACATGACGCAAATCCTGCGGGGAACGTATTTGGCGGCGAAATCCTAAAACAAATAGATGTTGTAGCCGGAATCGTCGCCCACAGGCATTCCAGAAAAAATGCAGTAACCGCAAGCATTGACCGAGTAGACTTTCTCAAACCGGTTTATGTTGGAAACGCCTTGATACTAAATGCCAGACTCAATGCAGTCAAAAATTCTTCAATGGAAATCGAGGTCCGAGTCGAAGCAGAAGACCTTATCAATGGAACCAAAACGTTGACTGGAACTGCACTGGTAACATCAGTTGCGCTGGATGAGGACGGCAGGCCGACGCATGTGCCCAAGCTTGTGTTAAAGACCAAAGAGGAAAAACAAAGATTCGCCCAAGGAATAAAGCGAATGAATCAGAGAATTAAAGAGAAAAAACGCAACAAAGCAAAAAACTAG
- a CDS encoding UDP-N-acetylglucosamine--N-acetylmuramyl-(pentapeptide) pyrophosphoryl-undecaprenol N-acetylglucosamine transferase — translation MYHNIGFFCSPIGLGHATRDIAIAQFLKKPPKFVTGAGAAKMISDYGFSVNDEYAPPNFDVQNGALRGSLGWLWKYYQYYKDCKKISDRFISSERPKIIVSDEDFASLTIAQQKKIPTILITDILETRFTKGIGSIIEKRMNKSMREIIQKCDTVILPETGPDQDNVRRVGPIVRSTQHTREELRKRLGFEKKTIVASVGGTDAGRFLIQKTIEAASNLKDIDLVLVSGPALEIQNQNIRNLGFVNNLHEIIFASDLVISLAGKSTIDESRAYGTPGIFIPIKGHFEQEDNAKEEGYYFDDIYKLDSLIPQKLESERRQVKTDGAKKAADIILQYS, via the coding sequence TTGTACCATAACATCGGGTTTTTCTGCAGCCCAATAGGCCTAGGACATGCAACACGCGATATTGCAATAGCGCAGTTTTTGAAAAAACCGCCAAAGTTTGTCACAGGGGCAGGCGCTGCCAAGATGATCTCAGATTATGGATTTTCGGTAAATGACGAGTATGCTCCACCAAACTTTGATGTACAAAATGGCGCACTGCGGGGTTCGCTAGGCTGGCTTTGGAAATACTACCAGTACTACAAGGACTGTAAGAAAATATCAGACAGATTCATCAGTTCTGAGCGTCCGAAGATCATAGTAAGTGACGAAGATTTTGCTTCGCTGACAATAGCGCAGCAAAAAAAGATCCCGACAATACTAATCACAGACATCTTGGAGACCAGATTCACCAAGGGAATAGGGTCGATTATAGAAAAAAGGATGAACAAATCCATGAGAGAAATCATCCAAAAATGCGACACAGTGATACTCCCAGAGACAGGCCCAGACCAAGATAACGTTAGGCGAGTTGGCCCAATAGTAAGGTCCACGCAACACACCAGAGAAGAGCTTCGAAAAAGACTCGGATTTGAGAAAAAAACCATAGTCGCAAGTGTTGGTGGAACAGACGCAGGTAGATTCCTAATCCAAAAAACAATCGAGGCGGCCTCCAACCTAAAGGACATCGACTTGGTACTAGTCAGTGGTCCAGCACTGGAAATCCAAAATCAAAATATCAGGAATTTGGGCTTTGTAAATAATTTGCACGAGATAATTTTTGCATCAGACTTGGTTATTTCACTTGCTGGCAAATCTACAATTGATGAATCAAGAGCATACGGCACGCCGGGAATTTTCATTCCAATCAAGGGACACTTTGAGCAGGAAGACAATGCAAAAGAGGAAGGCTATTACTTTGATGACATTTACAAACTAGATTCCCTGATTCCGCAAAAGCTAGAATCAGAACGCAGGCAGGTGAAGACCGACGGCGCAAAAAAGGCAGCCGATATTATTTTACAGTATTCATAG
- a CDS encoding high frequency lysogenization protein HflD yields the protein MMEEILSQIGEMSPVLIMGLGLAIGLEHAFEPDHVAAVSTQVSKGRFMQKSTKQIIKSGTMRSSILGAFWGAGHTTTLVLMGLLVYALAVKIEQNIFSSLELIVGMMLIFLAITTISNKKIFKLRHRHPHQHNDGSTHYDEHNHIDSEHKHSHKSYLIGCIHGLSGSGSLVVLTAATLNNVGMILGFILVFGIGSILGMALVSGLMGVPFALSNKVVRINKIARYIAGTFSLLIGANIIYQITIIDNLFGF from the coding sequence ATCATGGAAGAAATTCTGTCTCAAATTGGTGAAATGTCTCCAGTATTGATTATGGGCCTTGGATTGGCAATTGGTCTGGAGCATGCATTTGAGCCAGATCATGTTGCTGCAGTAAGCACACAAGTATCAAAGGGAAGATTTATGCAAAAATCTACAAAACAAATAATCAAATCTGGCACCATGCGTTCTTCCATTCTCGGTGCATTTTGGGGAGCAGGTCACACCACAACACTGGTTCTGATGGGGTTGTTAGTCTATGCACTGGCAGTAAAAATAGAGCAAAACATCTTTTCGAGCTTGGAGTTAATCGTCGGAATGATGTTGATATTTCTAGCAATTACTACGATTTCAAACAAAAAAATATTCAAGCTACGACACAGGCACCCACACCAACACAATGATGGCTCGACGCATTATGATGAACACAATCATATCGATTCTGAGCATAAACACTCTCACAAATCATATCTGATTGGATGCATACATGGCTTGTCAGGTAGTGGAAGTCTCGTTGTTCTGACAGCAGCTACTCTGAACAACGTTGGAATGATTCTTGGATTTATCTTGGTTTTTGGAATCGGCTCCATACTTGGAATGGCTCTGGTCTCTGGTTTGATGGGAGTGCCATTTGCTCTCTCAAATAAGGTAGTACGAATCAACAAGATTGCGCGTTATATTGCAGGGACGTTTTCGTTGTTGATTGGTGCAAATATCATATATCAGATTACAATTATTGATAATCTGTTTGGCTTTTAG